A window of the Nitrospirota bacterium genome harbors these coding sequences:
- a CDS encoding type II toxin-antitoxin system HicA family toxin, giving the protein MDEDGRATVVPVHRGEDLRRGTIRSILKDIEIDPDELQRIRGRR; this is encoded by the coding sequence ATTGACGAAGATGGTAGGGCCACCGTCGTACCTGTTCATCGCGGGGAGGACCTTCGACGAGGAACGATACGCTCCATTCTAAAGGATATTGAAATCGACCCTGATGAACTCCAGCGGATTCGAGGGAGAAGATGA
- a CDS encoding glucose-1-phosphate thymidylyltransferase produces the protein MKGLILSGGKGTRLRPMTYTSAKQLLPVANKPIIFYGIEALREAGIVDIGIIVGETKKEIVEAVGDGSRWGVSITYIEQDAPLGLAHAVKTARDYLKKDRFVMYLGDNLLLEGIKKWADLYSQDNAHSHILLVKVPNPSSFGVAEVKDGRVVKLVEKPKQPKSDLALVGVYFFDHHVFEAVDQLKPSARGELEITDAIQWLVDHDFKVVPHQITGWWKDTGKLEDILEANRMVLDNLTMRVEGKVSESSRVEFKVVIEQGAEIVGSVVRGPAIIGRGARVEGSYVGPFTAIGENAVIQNSEVEHSIILGGSRILDLEGRIEDSLVGKDSVITRAKKFPRVHRFMIGDSSQVEIV, from the coding sequence ATGAAAGGTCTCATCCTCAGCGGCGGGAAGGGCACGCGGCTCCGCCCGATGACGTACACGAGCGCGAAGCAACTCCTCCCCGTTGCCAATAAGCCGATCATCTTCTATGGAATTGAAGCTCTCCGCGAAGCGGGAATCGTAGACATCGGAATCATTGTCGGAGAAACCAAGAAGGAAATCGTCGAAGCGGTGGGCGACGGCTCGCGATGGGGCGTGTCGATCACGTACATCGAGCAGGACGCCCCCCTCGGACTGGCCCACGCGGTCAAGACGGCCCGAGACTATCTCAAGAAAGATCGTTTCGTCATGTATCTCGGCGACAACCTCCTCCTCGAAGGCATCAAGAAGTGGGCCGACCTCTACAGCCAGGATAATGCTCATTCTCACATTCTGCTCGTGAAGGTGCCAAACCCGTCCTCCTTTGGAGTGGCCGAGGTGAAGGATGGGCGTGTGGTGAAGCTCGTCGAGAAACCGAAGCAGCCGAAGAGCGATCTCGCTCTGGTCGGGGTTTATTTCTTCGATCACCACGTGTTTGAGGCCGTGGATCAACTGAAACCCTCGGCGCGTGGCGAACTGGAAATTACCGATGCCATCCAGTGGCTCGTCGATCACGATTTCAAGGTCGTCCCCCACCAGATCACGGGGTGGTGGAAGGACACCGGCAAGCTGGAGGATATCCTGGAGGCAAACCGGATGGTGCTCGACAATCTCACGATGCGCGTGGAGGGAAAAGTCAGCGAGTCGTCACGCGTGGAATTCAAAGTTGTGATCGAGCAGGGCGCCGAAATCGTCGGCAGCGTCGTCCGCGGGCCCGCGATTATCGGCCGCGGGGCACGGGTGGAGGGATCCTACGTCGGGCCTTTCACGGCCATCGGGGAGAATGCGGTGATCCAGAACAGCGAAGTGGAGCACAGCATCATCCTGGGAGGCAGCCGGATTCTCGATCTGGAAGGGCGCATTGAAGACAGCCTGGTGGGAAAGGACAGCGTGATCACACGGGCGAAGAAGTTCCCGCGGGTGCACCGGTTCATGATCGGAGACAGTTCCCAGGTCGAAATCGTTTGA
- the rfbB gene encoding dTDP-glucose 4,6-dehydratase translates to MKLLVTGGAGFIGSAFIRLVLRERAAWSVVNVDTLTYAGNLENLAEVETNSRYQFVKADITDGKAIQEVLSNGLDAIVHFAAESHVDRSIQDSHPFIATNVLGTQILLDAARARKVPRFLHISTDEVYGSLGETGHFTEDSPLQPNSPYAATKAAADLLVRAAFVTHKMGALITRSSNNYGPYQFPEKLIPLMITNAMDDQPLPVYGKGENVRDWTYVDDNARGILTVLEKGKDGEVYNIGAGEERRNLEICEIILKELGKSRSLLRFVTDRPGHDWRYALKSDKVRALGWSPALDLPRGLHQTVEWYKAQRTWWERVKSGEYKNYYEQAYGRRLQAARAR, encoded by the coding sequence ATGAAGCTGCTCGTCACAGGCGGCGCGGGTTTCATCGGGTCGGCGTTCATCCGGCTGGTTCTCCGCGAGAGAGCCGCATGGAGCGTCGTTAACGTCGACACGCTCACCTACGCGGGTAATCTGGAGAATCTTGCCGAGGTCGAAACCAACTCCCGGTACCAATTCGTCAAGGCGGACATCACGGACGGCAAGGCGATCCAGGAGGTCCTATCGAACGGATTGGATGCCATTGTCCATTTTGCCGCCGAAAGTCACGTAGATCGGAGCATTCAGGACTCCCATCCGTTCATCGCCACCAACGTCCTCGGCACACAAATCCTCCTCGATGCGGCCCGCGCGCGCAAGGTTCCCCGTTTTCTCCACATATCCACCGATGAAGTCTACGGCTCACTCGGGGAGACAGGCCACTTCACCGAGGACAGCCCCTTGCAACCCAACAGCCCTTACGCGGCCACAAAAGCCGCCGCCGACCTTCTTGTGAGAGCCGCCTTCGTCACCCACAAGATGGGCGCTCTGATCACGCGCTCGTCCAACAACTACGGCCCCTACCAGTTTCCCGAGAAGCTCATCCCGCTCATGATCACGAATGCGATGGACGATCAGCCGCTTCCCGTCTACGGCAAGGGCGAGAACGTGCGGGATTGGACGTATGTGGACGACAACGCGAGGGGGATCCTCACGGTTCTGGAGAAGGGCAAGGACGGCGAGGTGTACAACATCGGCGCCGGGGAGGAGCGGAGAAATCTCGAAATCTGTGAAATCATCCTAAAGGAACTTGGGAAGTCTCGATCGCTCCTTCGTTTTGTGACGGATCGGCCGGGGCACGACTGGCGGTACGCGCTAAAGAGCGACAAGGTCCGTGCACTCGGCTGGTCGCCCGCTCTCGATCTGCCGCGCGGCCTCCATCAAACCGTGGAATGGTACAAAGCCCAACGCACATGGTGGGAGCGCGTCAAGTCCGGCGAATACAAGAACTACTACGAACAGGCGTACGGTCGCAGGCTCCAGGCCGCTCGCGCTCGCTGA
- the uvrC gene encoding excinuclease ABC subunit UvrC: MSADSALLEKIGRFPHSPGVYLMKSARGDVLYVGKSTDLRSRVRQYFAGQDTRPRIHSLMKQVSDVDCIVTASEKEALLLENSLIKEHQAPYNVSFRDDKDYLWLKMDMRHDFPRLVFVRRPKHDQSKLFGPFASARAARETVRFVSSMFPLRTCSDFEFANRSRPCLEYQMMRCPAPCVGNISREDYGNRAREAMLFLSGKRSEVVRELEAEMAALSAEERFEEAAAVRDRIDAIRKTLEPQSVNRAESQDQDVLGMAREADRLTVILMAIRQGKLTDTKTYHRHDVMEDDPEVLAAFLLQHYEKNAVPSQILLPFSVAGMEEMQGELKSKALHAVSLEVPERGMRKSLTELARKNAENALQIARREEERNHDLLAGLQKELSLRNFPAVMDCLDISNISGEHAVGSAVVFRDGIASKKDYRKFRVRLRTSDGTTLVDDYAMMREVVRRRYARLLRESKPLPDLIVIDGGRGHVEAARTVLAELNAETDLIGLAKDKESGVQPRVDRVYKAGAVAPIILSSNAAAAFVLMRLRDEAHRFAITYHRVLRSKNTIAGELEKIPGIGPKTLRKIMRAFGSPDAVKKATVEDLVGRGKLHAALADRLYRHFHPETPA, encoded by the coding sequence ATGAGCGCCGACAGCGCGCTCCTCGAAAAAATCGGGCGGTTTCCCCACTCCCCTGGCGTTTACCTCATGAAATCGGCCCGCGGGGACGTTCTCTATGTCGGCAAATCCACCGACCTCCGCTCCCGCGTGAGGCAGTACTTCGCGGGACAGGATACCCGGCCGCGCATCCACTCCCTCATGAAACAAGTCTCCGATGTGGACTGCATCGTCACCGCGAGCGAAAAAGAGGCCCTCCTACTCGAAAATTCGCTGATCAAGGAGCACCAGGCTCCTTACAACGTGTCGTTCCGCGACGACAAGGACTATCTCTGGCTCAAGATGGACATGCGGCATGATTTCCCCCGCCTGGTCTTCGTGCGCCGCCCCAAACACGATCAGTCCAAGCTATTCGGTCCCTTCGCCTCCGCGCGGGCGGCGCGGGAAACCGTCCGATTCGTCAGCTCGATGTTCCCCCTCCGCACCTGCTCCGATTTCGAGTTCGCGAACCGGAGCCGACCCTGCCTCGAATACCAGATGATGCGATGTCCCGCCCCGTGCGTCGGCAACATAAGCCGGGAGGATTACGGGAATCGCGCCAGGGAGGCGATGCTATTCCTGAGCGGAAAGAGATCGGAGGTCGTGCGCGAGCTGGAAGCCGAGATGGCCGCCCTCTCCGCCGAGGAACGCTTCGAAGAGGCGGCCGCGGTCCGCGACCGGATCGACGCCATCCGGAAAACACTCGAACCGCAGTCGGTGAATCGGGCGGAATCCCAGGACCAGGACGTGCTAGGCATGGCGAGAGAGGCCGATCGGTTGACCGTCATCCTCATGGCCATCCGGCAGGGGAAACTGACGGACACCAAGACCTACCACCGGCACGATGTTATGGAAGACGATCCCGAAGTTCTGGCCGCGTTTCTCTTGCAGCACTACGAGAAGAACGCCGTCCCAAGTCAGATTCTGCTCCCTTTTTCCGTTGCCGGCATGGAAGAGATGCAGGGGGAACTGAAATCCAAGGCCCTGCACGCGGTATCTCTGGAGGTTCCGGAGAGGGGCATGCGCAAGTCGCTGACCGAACTGGCGAGGAAGAATGCGGAGAATGCGCTTCAAATCGCCCGGCGGGAAGAGGAGCGGAATCATGATCTGCTTGCCGGTCTCCAAAAAGAGCTCTCTCTCCGGAATTTCCCCGCCGTGATGGACTGTCTGGACATCTCCAACATTTCGGGCGAGCACGCCGTGGGATCGGCCGTTGTCTTCAGAGACGGGATTGCGTCGAAAAAAGATTACCGGAAGTTCCGTGTTCGCCTTCGGACGTCGGATGGAACCACGCTCGTGGATGACTACGCCATGATGCGCGAGGTGGTCCGTCGAAGATACGCGCGCCTTCTCCGGGAGTCCAAACCGCTGCCGGATTTGATCGTCATTGATGGCGGACGAGGGCACGTCGAGGCTGCCCGCACTGTTTTGGCGGAGTTGAACGCGGAGACTGATCTGATCGGCTTGGCGAAGGACAAGGAATCAGGAGTCCAGCCCCGTGTGGATAGGGTTTACAAGGCCGGGGCCGTCGCCCCAATCATCCTTTCAAGCAACGCGGCGGCCGCCTTCGTTCTGATGCGGTTGAGGGACGAAGCGCACCGGTTCGCCATCACCTACCATCGGGTCCTGAGATCGAAAAACACCATCGCCGGCGAACTTGAAAAGATTCCGGGAATCGGGCCGAAGACCTTGCGAAAAATCATGCGGGCATTTGGAAGCCCGGACGCAGTGAAAAAGGCCACAGTGGAGGATCTTGTGGGCAGGGGGAAACTGCATGCGGCACTCGCCGATCGATTGTATCGCCACTTTCATCCTGAGACACCCGCCTGA
- a CDS encoding DNA internalization-related competence protein ComEC/Rec2: protein MNPPPPRQATPLIQSLFLQPLIVCLAGVAIGILLSSSIHFSLPILLILDAILVLPLIWTHTKPTLYLFLLLATAALFGAARTRASLTPPASDDVSKSDSSKSVILEGQIDEVPDLTRNGTRFVLRATRRILGPAEWQPLTGRILIYLPEKIPDLAFGDRLRARVKVSPPRNYRTPGAFDYVRHLERRNIHVVGYVHDSRHLAVLGDRPSTGFRGWILRVRNRLDDALSRHFPPRSAGLAKAFLIGRRDALSEQDEDIFRRAGVVHILSVSGLHMGVVGLSVFAVLWRLLAAIPGLALRMSVRKMAAVFAIGPTVLYLFLSGAEPPAVRSTLLIGLFCMAQLVERPKEPFHALAVSALIMLVARPLLLFDISFQLTFLSVLGILMAMHGFPVLEFDAEGITRILFKPIRGLIQGLTATIGATLLTAPLVLQAFNLFSPVAILSNLVIAPLSSVAVVLLLLLTPAALSGSSILPVLITPVQALLNGITDCAKLLSNLPAASLWLPEPTLTETCLLVTLGTSLLLIRRRVGRAGLALSVLGLGAVMGGGFLHEHRAGTFKAVFLDVGQGDSAWVRLPSGKTMLIDAGGGAFQTFDVGKNVVARYLWLRKQLRVDVLAISHPHPDHADGAKFILEHFRVGELWTSPEFPGPDGYGAELLDIAKHKGIPHRVLQAGDVAWQGPSEIIRALAPPTALYDDVNDNSLVLRIDADGANALFPGDIGTRSETRMWLAGEDLHAALLKVPHHGSRTSSSEAFLQAVLPKHAVVSVGADNRYGLPDEEILERIAKVGAEVVRLDQTGAVAFEWKNGKWQRATP, encoded by the coding sequence GTGAATCCGCCGCCTCCACGGCAGGCCACGCCGCTCATTCAATCCCTCTTCCTTCAGCCGCTCATCGTGTGTCTGGCCGGTGTCGCAATCGGCATCCTCCTCTCGTCATCCATCCATTTCTCGCTCCCCATCCTTCTCATTCTGGATGCCATTCTCGTATTGCCCCTGATTTGGACTCACACCAAACCCACGCTCTACCTCTTCCTGCTCCTCGCGACGGCCGCCTTATTCGGAGCAGCAAGGACAAGGGCATCCCTCACCCCTCCAGCCTCAGACGACGTTTCCAAGTCGGATTCCAGCAAGTCGGTCATTCTCGAAGGTCAGATCGACGAGGTTCCGGATCTGACCCGCAATGGAACACGCTTTGTGCTCCGCGCCACCAGGCGGATTCTGGGTCCGGCGGAATGGCAGCCGCTCACCGGGCGAATCCTCATCTACCTGCCGGAGAAGATTCCCGATCTCGCTTTCGGCGACAGGCTCCGAGCACGCGTGAAGGTCTCGCCACCCCGGAACTACCGGACGCCCGGGGCGTTTGACTACGTCCGGCACCTGGAACGTCGGAACATCCATGTTGTGGGCTATGTGCATGACAGCCGTCACCTCGCCGTGCTCGGTGATCGGCCCTCGACCGGTTTTCGCGGTTGGATCCTTCGCGTTCGGAATCGATTGGATGACGCACTCTCCCGCCACTTCCCGCCGCGATCGGCGGGCCTGGCCAAGGCCTTCCTCATCGGCCGGCGCGACGCTCTGTCCGAGCAGGATGAAGATATTTTCCGCCGGGCGGGCGTTGTTCACATTCTATCCGTGTCCGGACTGCACATGGGCGTGGTGGGCCTGTCGGTCTTCGCCGTTCTCTGGCGCCTTCTCGCCGCGATTCCGGGGCTTGCGCTGCGAATGTCCGTCCGAAAAATGGCGGCCGTGTTCGCCATCGGGCCGACGGTCTTGTACCTCTTCCTCTCCGGAGCGGAACCGCCGGCCGTCCGCTCCACTCTCCTGATCGGGCTTTTCTGCATGGCCCAGTTGGTGGAGAGGCCGAAAGAACCGTTCCACGCCCTCGCTGTTTCGGCGCTCATCATGCTGGTTGCCCGCCCCCTTCTTCTGTTCGACATTTCATTCCAGCTCACGTTTCTCTCTGTCCTCGGCATTCTGATGGCCATGCACGGCTTTCCCGTCCTGGAGTTCGATGCTGAAGGTATCACTCGCATCTTGTTCAAACCGATCCGGGGGCTTATTCAGGGCCTGACCGCCACGATCGGGGCCACGCTGCTTACCGCTCCGCTCGTCCTTCAAGCGTTCAACCTTTTCTCTCCGGTCGCCATTCTCTCGAACCTGGTGATCGCGCCCCTGTCGAGCGTGGCCGTCGTTCTTCTCCTCCTGCTGACGCCTGCGGCCCTGTCGGGATCGTCCATCCTTCCGGTCCTAATCACCCCGGTTCAGGCCCTCCTGAATGGAATCACGGATTGCGCGAAGCTCCTCTCCAATCTCCCCGCCGCCTCCCTCTGGCTGCCGGAACCCACCCTCACAGAAACCTGCCTCCTTGTCACCCTGGGCACAAGCCTCCTGTTGATCCGGAGGCGCGTGGGACGCGCAGGGCTCGCGCTCTCAGTTCTTGGCCTGGGCGCGGTTATGGGCGGAGGCTTCCTCCACGAACACCGTGCGGGGACCTTCAAGGCCGTCTTCCTCGATGTCGGGCAGGGAGACTCCGCCTGGGTCCGGCTTCCCTCGGGTAAGACCATGCTGATCGATGCCGGTGGAGGGGCCTTTCAGACCTTCGACGTGGGAAAAAACGTCGTGGCCCGATACCTCTGGTTGCGAAAACAACTCCGCGTGGATGTTCTGGCCATTTCGCATCCTCATCCGGACCACGCGGATGGGGCAAAGTTCATCCTCGAACACTTTCGGGTCGGGGAGCTGTGGACATCGCCCGAATTCCCCGGCCCGGACGGCTACGGTGCCGAACTTCTGGACATCGCAAAGCACAAGGGAATCCCCCACCGCGTGCTCCAGGCAGGGGACGTCGCATGGCAGGGACCGAGCGAGATCATCCGCGCTCTTGCACCGCCGACGGCGCTTTACGATGACGTCAACGACAACTCACTGGTACTCCGAATTGATGCGGATGGCGCGAACGCACTTTTCCCCGGCGATATCGGAACCCGATCCGAAACCCGGATGTGGCTCGCCGGTGAGGATCTACACGCCGCTTTGCTTAAAGTCCCTCACCACGGCTCGCGCACCTCCAGTTCGGAAGCGTTTCTGCAAGCGGTCCTCCCGAAGCATGCGGTCGTTTCGGTGGGAGCGGACAATCGATACGGACTTCCCGATGAAGAAATCTTGGAGCGAATTGCTAAGGTTGGTGCTGAAGTTGTGCGATTGGATCAGACCGGCGCCGTCGCCTTCGAATGGAAGAATGGAAAATGGCAAAGGGCGACTCCATAG
- a CDS encoding NAD-dependent epimerase/dehydratase family protein: MRILVTGIDGYIGWPLALRLSRRLPKAKIVGVDNLARRKWVRESKSTSAIPIQGMETRLKAARANGFERISFQKLDLTRLDEVHDLIRRTKPDLILHLAAQPSAPYSESSPARAHYTQANNVLGTLNLLWSLRKTGLEKDCTFVETTTMGIYGAPEIPIPEGFLDVSRDGKQDRLPYPGLASSWYHMTKAHDFNNLYLAHRQWKLKAIDLRTAIVYGTGTVETSVHPHLATRFDFDFYFGIVINRFCAMAMIGHPISIYGTGERGKPFIALEDCVESLVRIAEKPPAGGFHVLNQFTEIVTITELARLVEAAAQELNLKCEMNWIENPRSEKDVHKMAVDSPAFQRLLGEPKVRVSAGIREIMKRLLPARPVIENHRSAILPKK, translated from the coding sequence ATGCGAATACTGGTCACAGGCATCGATGGGTACATCGGCTGGCCGCTGGCGCTGCGCCTTTCCCGAAGGCTTCCGAAAGCGAAAATCGTGGGCGTGGACAATCTGGCACGCCGAAAATGGGTGCGGGAATCGAAATCCACCTCTGCAATCCCGATCCAAGGAATGGAAACCCGGCTCAAAGCCGCCCGCGCGAACGGGTTTGAACGCATCTCCTTTCAGAAATTGGACCTCACCCGGCTGGACGAAGTCCACGATCTGATCCGGCGGACCAAGCCCGACCTTATCCTTCATCTTGCGGCACAACCGTCGGCGCCCTACTCCGAGTCGAGTCCCGCACGGGCCCATTACACCCAGGCCAACAACGTGCTCGGCACGCTGAACCTGCTTTGGAGTTTGCGGAAAACGGGTTTGGAGAAAGATTGCACGTTCGTCGAAACGACCACGATGGGCATTTATGGCGCTCCGGAGATTCCGATTCCCGAGGGATTCCTCGACGTGAGCCGGGATGGAAAACAGGATCGGCTTCCCTATCCCGGCCTGGCGAGTTCCTGGTACCACATGACCAAGGCCCACGACTTCAACAACCTCTACCTCGCACACCGCCAGTGGAAACTGAAGGCGATCGATCTTCGCACGGCCATCGTCTACGGGACCGGAACCGTGGAAACGAGCGTCCATCCACACCTCGCTACCCGTTTCGATTTCGATTTCTACTTTGGGATCGTCATCAATCGATTTTGCGCGATGGCCATGATCGGCCACCCCATCAGCATCTATGGTACGGGCGAGAGGGGCAAACCGTTCATTGCGCTGGAGGACTGCGTCGAGTCGCTCGTGCGCATCGCCGAGAAGCCGCCCGCGGGCGGTTTCCACGTTCTCAATCAGTTCACGGAGATCGTGACCATTACGGAACTCGCCCGCCTCGTGGAGGCGGCAGCGCAAGAGCTGAACTTGAAGTGCGAAATGAATTGGATCGAAAATCCGCGTTCAGAGAAGGACGTTCACAAGATGGCCGTGGACTCTCCGGCCTTTCAGCGTCTGCTCGGCGAGCCCAAAGTCCGGGTCAGCGCCGGCATCCGCGAGATCATGAAACGTCTCCTCCCCGCCCGCCCCGTCATCGAAAACCACCGCTCCGCCATCCTGCCGAAAAAATAG
- a CDS encoding aminotransferase class V-fold PLP-dependent enzyme yields MIYLDHNATTPVLPEVLETMMPYFTKEWGNPSSSYKFGSKLKTVIEQAREQVAQLIGAHPMEIIFTSCATESNNAAIHAVLKANPGKRHIITSSVEHSSVLNYCKALEKDGYRVTYLPVDREGLMKPADLETAITGETAIVSLMWANNETGVLYPVKEIAEICRSRGVFFHCDAVQAAGKVEIDARKAPLDFLSLTGHKFHAPKGIGALYIRRKAPFSPLIVGGHQERRLRGGTESVPLIVGMGKAAELVGKSLPAYDKRVGPLRDALEAGILGSIPYGELNGHKTFRLANTTNLTFRGIESEALLLLLDQEGICASSGSACLAGSDEPSHVVKAMKPDSSASRQMIRFSLAPSNTSDEVSAAVGAVLHAVTDLRG; encoded by the coding sequence ATGATTTACCTTGACCACAACGCCACAACGCCCGTGTTGCCGGAGGTACTTGAGACGATGATGCCCTACTTCACCAAGGAATGGGGCAACCCCTCCAGCAGCTACAAATTCGGATCCAAATTGAAAACCGTGATCGAGCAGGCGCGGGAGCAGGTAGCTCAACTGATAGGCGCGCACCCAATGGAAATCATCTTCACCTCGTGCGCCACGGAGAGCAACAACGCGGCGATCCATGCAGTGCTCAAAGCCAATCCGGGCAAGCGGCACATCATCACGTCATCTGTGGAACATTCGTCGGTGCTCAACTACTGCAAGGCACTGGAGAAGGATGGTTATCGCGTCACGTATCTGCCGGTGGATCGCGAAGGGCTGATGAAGCCGGCGGATTTGGAGACTGCGATCACCGGCGAAACGGCCATCGTCTCATTGATGTGGGCGAACAACGAGACGGGGGTGCTGTATCCGGTGAAAGAAATCGCGGAGATTTGCCGGTCCCGCGGGGTATTCTTCCACTGTGATGCGGTGCAGGCAGCGGGCAAAGTGGAAATCGACGCACGAAAAGCGCCCTTAGACTTCCTTTCACTGACAGGCCACAAATTTCATGCGCCGAAGGGCATCGGGGCGTTGTACATCCGCCGAAAGGCGCCGTTTTCACCTCTCATCGTTGGTGGGCATCAGGAGCGACGTCTGCGCGGGGGAACCGAGAGCGTCCCGTTGATCGTTGGGATGGGCAAGGCGGCGGAGTTGGTGGGCAAGAGTCTGCCCGCCTACGACAAGAGAGTCGGGCCGTTGCGTGATGCGTTGGAGGCCGGGATCCTTGGGTCAATTCCTTACGGGGAATTGAATGGGCATAAGACCTTCCGTTTGGCGAATACCACCAACCTCACATTCAGAGGAATCGAATCGGAGGCTTTGCTTTTGCTGCTCGATCAGGAGGGAATATGTGCCTCATCGGGATCGGCCTGCCTTGCCGGGTCGGACGAACCTTCGCACGTCGTCAAGGCCATGAAGCCCGATTCCTCCGCTTCCCGTCAGATGATCCGATTTTCGCTGGCCCCTTCGAATACGTCCGATGAGGTATCGGCAGCCGTCGGGGCCGTGCTCCACGCTGTCACCGATTTGCGGGGCTGA
- a CDS encoding DUF4926 domain-containing protein has product MTELTLYRDAVLTADLPKHGLRRGDIVKLVDHHVAPDGTEGYSIEVFNAVGDTIAVTAVPAASLEPLSENEILCVRPLAA; this is encoded by the coding sequence ATGACGGAATTGACATTGTACAGAGATGCCGTGCTCACGGCCGACCTGCCCAAGCATGGCCTCAGGCGTGGCGATATCGTCAAATTGGTGGACCACCATGTTGCTCCAGATGGGACGGAGGGTTACTCCATCGAGGTGTTCAATGCCGTGGGCGACACCATCGCCGTCACCGCCGTTCCAGCCGCTTCGCTCGAACCCCTAAGCGAGAACGAAATCCTCTGCGTCCGCCCCCTCGCCGCGTAA
- a CDS encoding type II toxin-antitoxin system RelE/ParE family toxin — protein sequence MYKVEFLEEAAQDWLDLDHSVRKRLFAAIERLRSHPDLYGKPLAQPLHRLRRIRSGDFRIVYRVNEGTKTVEVGVVCHRSQVYQIALRRRLV from the coding sequence TTGTACAAGGTCGAATTCCTCGAGGAAGCCGCACAGGACTGGCTTGACCTCGATCATTCCGTCCGCAAGAGACTTTTCGCGGCCATTGAACGATTGAGGTCGCATCCCGATCTGTACGGGAAACCTCTCGCCCAGCCTCTCCACCGTCTGCGACGCATCCGAAGCGGCGACTTCCGAATCGTCTACAGGGTGAACGAAGGAACCAAGACGGTCGAAGTTGGAGTCGTCTGCCACAGATCGCAGGTCTACCAAATCGCCCTCCGTCGCCGGCTCGTCTGA
- a CDS encoding ATP-binding protein encodes MAPTSSSQGGQKLINASPTKEFFIHMLTRDIPLTRAILDLVDNSVDGARRLRPAGNYGGLRVEMKLDARHFLIADNCGGIPVDVARGYAFRFGRPEETEGTPGSMGQFGVGMKRTFFRLGRHFVVRSTTREARFTVDVDVDQWMADAQSPEEWHFTFSELETGLHVPEKDTGTRIEVDRLLANVADTFALDNFKSRLAEEMSQAHPLTLDRELAITLNGLPIKHDPQELFVSKMLQPGYVEKSYPSKILVGKPGPPVRVRLYAGVAERSFHDGGWYVFCNGRLILRADQSDATVWGNRHNMRAYHPDFAYFRGYAYLDSDDGSLLPWTTTKTGVDADSPVYKAVQREMIEMTRPVLTFLTNLVKEKTAGEGQHPLENAIETADSKQVNMIKRGGNFVAPSMAPAAAGPRMCRIQYWKPASEVERAKLILKSKTFTGVGEKTFEYFMRYEAEGEE; translated from the coding sequence ATGGCACCTACTTCATCCTCCCAAGGTGGGCAGAAGCTCATCAATGCGTCTCCAACAAAGGAATTCTTCATTCACATGCTCACAAGGGACATCCCGCTAACGCGAGCCATTCTTGATCTCGTAGATAATTCGGTGGACGGAGCACGGAGACTTCGTCCCGCTGGCAACTATGGCGGGCTAAGGGTGGAAATGAAACTGGATGCTAGGCATTTTCTCATTGCCGATAACTGTGGCGGAATTCCCGTTGATGTCGCACGCGGCTACGCATTTCGCTTTGGGCGGCCAGAAGAAACTGAGGGCACCCCTGGCTCAATGGGACAGTTCGGAGTAGGCATGAAGCGGACCTTCTTTAGGCTTGGACGCCATTTTGTCGTGCGCTCGACAACAAGGGAGGCGCGATTCACGGTGGATGTCGATGTGGATCAATGGATGGCTGATGCCCAATCTCCCGAGGAGTGGCACTTCACTTTCAGTGAACTAGAGACTGGTTTGCACGTTCCGGAGAAGGACACCGGCACGCGCATCGAGGTCGACCGGCTCCTGGCGAATGTTGCGGATACTTTCGCATTGGATAACTTTAAGAGCAGGCTTGCAGAGGAGATGAGCCAAGCTCACCCCTTAACTTTGGATCGCGAGCTTGCCATCACCTTGAACGGTCTGCCGATCAAGCATGATCCGCAGGAGCTTTTTGTTTCGAAGATGTTGCAGCCCGGCTATGTGGAGAAGTCTTATCCGAGCAAAATACTCGTAGGTAAGCCGGGCCCGCCGGTGCGAGTAAGGCTATATGCTGGCGTTGCGGAGCGTAGCTTCCACGATGGCGGCTGGTATGTCTTCTGCAACGGACGCCTAATATTGCGCGCCGACCAATCAGACGCAACAGTCTGGGGGAATCGTCACAACATGCGGGCATACCATCCTGATTTTGCCTATTTTCGTGGCTACGCTTATCTCGACTCTGATGATGGTTCTTTGCTGCCTTGGACAACGACGAAAACCGGAGTGGACGCCGACTCCCCCGTCTACAAGGCTGTCCAGCGCGAGATGATCGAGATGACCAGGCCGGTACTGACTTTTCTAACTAATCTTGTCAAGGAAAAGACTGCCGGTGAGGGCCAACATCCCCTCGAAAATGCAATCGAGACCGCCGACTCGAAACAGGTCAACATGATTAAGCGTGGGGGTAATTTCGTAGCTCCGTCAATGGCTCCCGCCGCTGCCGGGCCGAGAATGTGTAGAATTCAATACTGGAAGCCTGCGAGTGAGGTTGAGAGAGCCAAGCTGATTCTTAAATCGAAAACCTTCACTGGCGTTGGGGAGAAAACGTTCGAATATTTCATGCGCTACGAAGCCGAAGGGGAAGAATAG